The Rhododendron vialii isolate Sample 1 chromosome 5a, ASM3025357v1 genome contains a region encoding:
- the LOC131326211 gene encoding bifunctional riboflavin biosynthesis protein RIBA 1, chloroplastic-like codes for MASINSYCPATAPSSAKAFKNSKMFSGLHCMKLFPANRCASDVSLIQLGPKSFFNIRSGVRIKATLLSGEGDLRSHHNGTNVAAKSTLLGDLSTRIEIQPHSIALGTLAAETTPTTIGFPSDNGEFDLDLPTKGFSSIPEAIEDIRQGKMVVVVDDEDRENEGDLIMAASKVTPEAMAFFVKHGTGIVCVSMNGDDLERLELPLMVASKDNEEKLCTAFTVTVDAKHGTTTGVSANDRATTVLALASKDSKPEDFNRPGHIFPLKYREGGVLKRAGHTEASVDLAVLAGFDPVAVICEIVDDDGSMARLPKLQQFALSHDLKIVSIADLIRYRRKRDKLVERSSAARIPTMWGPFTAYCYKSVLDGIEHIAMVKGEIGDGQDILVRVHSECLTGDIFGSARCDCGNQLALAMQQIEAAGKGVLVYLRGHEGRGIGLGHKLRAYNLQDDGRDTVEANEELGLPVDSREYGIGAQILRDLGVRTMKLMTNNPAKYIGLKGYGLAVSGRVPLLTPITTENKRYLETKRAKMGHVYGLESGIISQNGKPRSDS; via the exons ATGGCGTCCATCAACAGTTACTGCCCTGCAACGGCTCCTTCAAGTGCAAA AGCATTCAAAAACTCCAAAATGTTCAGTGGACTACACTGTATGAAACTATTTCCGGCAAATCGTTGTGCATCCGATGTGTCTTTGATCCAGCTAGGACCCAAATCATTCTTCAATATCAGGAGCGGTGTTAGAATCAAAGCCACATTGTTATCAGGAGAAGGTGACCTCCGTTCTCATCACAATGGCACTAATGTTGCAGCAAAAAGTACTCTCCTTGGTGACTTATCAACTAGGATTGAGATACAGCCTCATTCAATAGCACTTGGTACACTTGCTGCAGAAACCACTCCAACAACTATTGGTTTTCCTAGTGATAATGGTGAATTTGATTTAGACCTTCCCACAAAAGGTTTCTCATCCATCCCTGAGGCAATTGAAGATATTCGCCAAGGAAAG ATGGTTGTGGTTGTAGACGATGAGGATAGAGAAAATGAAGGAGATTTGATAATGGCGGCATCAAAGGTTACACCAGAAGCTATGGCCTTTTTTGTCAAGCATGGAACTGGGATTGTTTGTGTTAGCATGAATGGGGATGATCTTGAGAGATTGGAACTTCCTTTGATGGTAGCATCAAAGGATAATGAAGAGAAACTCTGTACTGCATTCACCGTGACAGTG GATGCCAAACATGGTACGACAACAGGGGTGTCAGCTAATGATAGAGCGACAACAGTACTTGCTCTTGCATCCAAAGATTCAAAGCCTGAGGATTTTAACCGTCCTGGTCACATATTTCCATTGAAGTATAGGGAGGGTGGTGTTCTCAAAAGAGCCGGACATACAGAAGCATCTGTTGATCTCGCTGTTCTAGCTGGGTTTGACCCAGTTGCTGTTATATGTGAGATCGTAGATGATGATGGTTCCATGGCTAGATTACCAAAGCTTCAGCAATTTGCACTGTCACATGATCTGAAAATCGTATCCATTGCTGATCTTATCAG ATATAGGAGGAAAAGAGATAAACTAGTGGAGCGTTCTTCTGCTGCAAGGATACCAACTATGTGGGGCCCTTTCACTGCCTACTGCTATAAGTCAGTCTTGGATGGGATCGAGCACATAGCGATGGTCAAG GGTGAGATTGGGGATGGCCAGGATATTCTTGTGAGGGTACACTCAGAATGCCTCACGGGAGACATATTTGGATCGGCCAGATGTGACTGTGGGAACCAGCTGGCACTTGCAATGCAACAGATTGAGGCTGCCGGAAAGGGTGTCTTAGTATATCTTCGTGGCCATGAAGGGAGGGGCATTGGTTTGGGACACAAGCTTCGTGCTTATAACTTGCAAGATGATGGACGGGACACTGTGGAAGCCAATGAGGAGCTGGGTTTGCCTGTTGATTCAAGAGAGTATGGCATTGGTGCACAG ATACTAAGAGATCTTGGGGTTCGAACGATGAAGTTGATGACAAACAACCCTGCAAAATACATCGGGCTCAAAGGTTATGGTTTAGCAGTTTCAGGGAGAGTCCCCCTTCTTACACCCATTACAACGGAGAACAAAAGATACTTGGAAACAAAAAGAGCCAAAATGGGGCACGTCTACGGCTTAGAAAGTGGTATCATAAGTCAAAATGGTAAGCCAAGATCTGACAGTTAG